A region of Stigmatopora nigra isolate UIUO_SnigA chromosome 6, RoL_Snig_1.1, whole genome shotgun sequence DNA encodes the following proteins:
- the ccsapa gene encoding uncharacterized protein ccsapa has product MVTKKARTEYMKKFRDPKWETFSKCYEDSLRYRLTRRVMEHSHKPWFWEGWDGASLLSSGRSTPKSASWHGRPNRVAPVPAVDETERHGSGSGAPEEVTDVDAAPPAEVEENAVSATANDSAEQDAADGPPDSNQDPTQPTQSRQEVQNASPADLKSQRAKSQPPPGSAEVWRRRNGKTTTPDNNERCDACVQTTSTNLRRRARSADPGEARRQRRWTAATTGAAAVVPAATGDERWVTEYMRCFSARLR; this is encoded by the exons ATGGTGACCAAAAAAGCCCGGACGGAGTACATGAAGAAATTCCGGGACCCCAAGTGGGAGACCTTCTCTAAATGTTACGAGGACTCGCTGAGGTATCGCCTGACGCGGCGGGTCATGGAGCACTCGCACAAGCCCTGGTTCTGGGAAGGCTGGGATGGCGCTTCCTTGCTTTCTAGCGGCCGTTCCACGCCAAAATCCGCGTCCTGGCACGGGCGCCCCAACCGGGTGGCACCGGTGCCCGCCGTGGATGAGACAGAGCGGCACGGGTCCGGCTCCGGCGCCCCGGAGGAGGTGACGGATGTTGATGCTGCGCCGCCGGCAG AAGTTGAAGAAAACGCCGTTTCGGCAACCGCGAACGACTCCGCGGAGCAGGACGCCGCCGACGGGCCGCCAGACTCGAACCAGGATCCTACCCAACCCACGCAAAGTCGTCAGGAAGTCCAGAACGCTTCACCCGCCGACCTCAAATCCCAGCGAGCCAAAAGCCAGCCGCCGCCAGGGAGCGCCGAGGTGTGGCGCCGGCGTAATGGGAAAACCACCACGCCCGATAAT AATGAGCGTTGTGACGCCTGCGTGCAGACGACGAGCACGAATCTTCGGCGACGCGCTCGCTCGGCCGACCCGGGTGAGGCGAGACGGCAACGTCGTTGGACCGCCGCCACCACGGGCGCCGCCGCGGTTGTTCCCGCGGCAACGGGGGATGAACGCTGGGTCACCGAGTACATGCGCTGCTTTTCCGCGCGTCTCAGgtag